A DNA window from Phoenix dactylifera cultivar Barhee BC4 chromosome 13, palm_55x_up_171113_PBpolish2nd_filt_p, whole genome shotgun sequence contains the following coding sequences:
- the LOC103709657 gene encoding cyclic dof factor 3-like, whose amino-acid sequence MSELRDPAIKLFGKTIPLPENLPSPATVEDKEECPPDTAPAPEMPEDDEKDICKEKTDMEVNDPMPDALEELNQDDPNGSGLNIGSEDDNQAPNQDMEVATDSKAEHDKTETDSSGQEKVLKKPDKVLPCPRCNSMDTKFCYYNNYNVNQPRHFCKNCQRYWTAGGTMRNVPVGAGRRKNKHSTSQYRHIMMSSDGLASGRIDASDLIPHQALPCGPSVPMRSMKGNGTVLKFGPEVPLCESMASVLNLGEQKKNAGLGSIACGENREEPSCASSVTASNCVENGLPENVAHMEQNGTQGYCNGLTPMPHLQCYPGAPWAYPWGPGWNNIAAMAAGRCSSEVVYGPENGSPSLIPWSPPPMMSALAFCAPTIPFPFMPPSFWGCMSSWPNGAWNAPWVGSNGSTSPSSSTRNNGCLGNGSPTLGKHSRDANLQGEEKMEKYLWVPKTLRIDDPDEAAKSSIWATLGIKPEEGGIFKPFQSKAESKRRTSDDAQILHANPAALSRSQSFQENT is encoded by the exons ATGTCTGAGCTCAGGGATCCGGCGATCAAGCTTTTCGGCAAGACGATCCCGCTGCCTGAGAACCTTCCTTCGCCCGCGACAGTGGAGGATAAGGAGGAGTGCCCTCCCGATACGGCTCCGGCGCCGGAGATGCCCGAGGACGACGAGAAG GATATATGCAAAGAAAAAACAGACATGGAAGTCAATGATCCTATGCCAGATGCTCTAGAGGAACTGAACCAGGATGACCCAAATGGTTCTGGTTTGAACATTGGAAGTGAAGATGATAATCAGGCGCCCAACCAGGACATGGAAGTAGCAACAGATTCCAAAGCTGAGCATGATAAGACTGAGACTGACAGCTCTGGCCAAGAGAAGGTCCTTAAGAAGCCAGATAAGGTTCTGCCATGTCCTCGCTGCAATAGTATGGATACCAAGTTCTGTTATTACAATAACTACAATGTTAACCAACCCAGGCACTTCTGCAAGAATTGTCAGAGATATTGGACTGCAGGAGGGACCATGAGAAATGTCCCTGTCGGTGCTGGAAGGCGTAAAAATAAGCACTCTACCTCACAGTATCGTCACATAATGATGTCTTCTGATGGACTAGCATCTGGTCGAATAGATGCTTCTGATCTAATCCCTCACCAGGCTCTTCCTTGTGGGCCTTCTGTCCCTATGAGGTCTATGAAGGGAAATGGTACTGTACTAAAATTTGGACCAGAAGTGCCGCTTTGTGAGTCCATGGCCTCTGTGCTCAATCTTGGAGAACAGAAGAAAAATGCTGGTTTAGGCTCCATTGCTTGTGGCGAAAACAGGGAGGAACCCTCATGTGCATCTTCTGTGACAGCCTCCAACTGTGTGGAAAATGGACTCCCAGAAAATGTGGCTCACATGGAACAAAATGGTACACAAGGATATTGTAATGGATTGACTCCCATGCCTCATTTGCAGTGTTATCCTGGGGCTCCTTGGGCTTACCCTTGGGGTCCAGGATGGAACAACATTGCTGCCATGGCAGCAGGTAGATGCTCATCCGAGGTTGTTTATGGACCAGAGAATGGGAGCCCAAGTCTGATCCCATGGAGCCCCCCACCAATGATGTCGGCTCTGGCTTTTTGTGCACCAACAATTCCCTTTCCTTTTATGCCACCTTCATTTTGGGGCTGCATGTCTAGCTGGCCCAATGGAGCATGGAATGCACCATGGGTTGGATCTAATGGCAGCACATCACCATCATCCTCTACAAGAAACAATGGTTGCTTAGGCAATGGCTCTCCGACCTTGGGTAAGCATTCTAGGGATGCAAATTTACAGGGTGAGGAGAAGATGGAAAAATATTTATGGGTTCCTAAAACCCTGAGAATTGATGATCCGGATGAGGCTGCAAAGAGTTCTATATGGGCTACCCTTGGCATAAAGCCTGAAGAAGGTGGCATCTTTAAACCTTTCCAATCCAAGGCAGAAAGCAAGCGTCGGACATCAGATGACGCTCAGATCTTGCATGCAAATCCAGCAGCATTATCCCGCTCTCAGTCCTTTCAGGAGAATACATAA
- the LOC103709658 gene encoding WUSCHEL-related homeobox 6-like has protein sequence MDDHSAGNNSSSSSPGGGSTANRTATEPMRSRWTPKPEQILILESIFNSGMVNPPKDETVRIRKLLEKFGAVGDANVFYWFQNRRSRSRRRQRQLQAALAADPRAAAGAHQVGGAILYAPCTSNSSGTSSSNSSSGGFFPACSSSASSSSSSSSSFMQDDGADDLFSISRQMGFTDNTQTPFMYSSDVTQLHYQPGSITVFINGVPSEVPRGSIDLRAMFGQDVMLVHASGEVLPVNEYGILMQSLQMGESYFLVSRPT, from the exons ATGGATGACCACTCCGCAGgcaacaacagcagcagcagcagcccgGGCGGCGGCTCCACCGCCAACCGCACCGCCACCGAGCCCATGCGTTCCCGTTGGACCCCGAAGCCCGAGCAGATCCTCATACTTGAATCCATCTTCAACAGCGGCATGGTGAACCCCCCCAAGGATGAGACGGTGAGGATCCGCAAGCTCCTCGAGAAATTCGGTGCAGTCGGCGATGCCAACGTGTTCTACTGGTTCCAGAACCGGCGGTCGAGGTCCCGCCGACGCCAGCGCCAGCTGCAGGCTGCGCTCGCTGCCGATCCGAGAGCTGCAGCCGGCGCCCACCAAGTCGGCGGTGCAATTTTGTATGCACCTTGTACATCTAACTCGTCCGGCACGTCGTCTTCCAATTCCTCGAGTGGAGGCTTCTTCCCTGCTTGCTCTTCttcagcttcttcttcttcttcctcctcctctagcTTCATGCAGGATGATGGTGCCGATGATCTCTTTTCAATCTCTCGCCAAATGGGCTTCACAGACAACACTCAAACTCCATTCATGTACTCTTCGGATGTCACGCAGTTACACTACCAACCTG GGAGTATCACTGTATTCATCAATGGAGTCCCTTCAGAGGTTCCAAGGGGCTCAATAGACTTGAGGGCTATGTTTGGCCAAGACGTGATGCTCGTTCATGCCTCTGGAGAGGTTCTTCCTGTCAATGAGTATGGAATTCTAATGCAGAGCTTGCAGATGGGTGAAAGTTACTTCCTG GTTTCAAGGCCTACCTAG